In Athalia rosae chromosome 6, iyAthRosa1.1, whole genome shotgun sequence, one DNA window encodes the following:
- the LOC110117469 gene encoding putative nuclease HARBI1, which produces MATTDSYRSVCDRFNVGRATAVRAVRRVCRALFIRAPRFIQWPTEDRAVKLMRGFERSSGFPKTIGAIDETHIRINAPKQNPADYIDRKGFHSIQLQDVCDHRTLITHCYAGHPGSVHNRRVFRLSEVADYLNDDDAFPEDSHILGDAAYEIHQHLLTPYRDNGYLSGKQKKYNYRHSSARVTIERCFGLLKGRMRSLLHCLPMTRVDSMAEYIVACCVVHNICILREDEIIVVTMPECNRENNRNCLREVRRNAGILKRDVIMNYL; this is translated from the exons ATGGCTACAACGGATTCTTATag ATCAGTTTGTGACAGATTTAACGTGGGACGAGCTACTGCTGTAAGAGCTGTACGTCGAGTTTGTCGCGCTTTATTTATAAGAGCCCCAAGATTTATACAATGGCCTACGGAAGATCGTGCTGTTAAGTTGATGCGTGGGTTTGAAAGATCAAGTGGCTTTCCTAAAACAATAGGAGCTATTGATGAAACTCACATTCGTATAAATGCTCCAAAACAAAATCCAGCAGATTATATCGATCGGAAAGGATTTCATTCTATTCAGTTACAG gaCGTATGTGATCATAGGACTCTGATAACACATTGTTATGCTGGTCACCCTGGATCTGTTCATAATCGAAGAGTTTTTCGCTTATCAGAAGTTGCAGATTACctgaatgatgatgatgcgtTCCCAGAAGACAGTCATATTCTAGGCGATGCTGCATATGAAATACATCAGCATTTACTTACTCCTTATCGGGATAATGGATATTTaagtggaaaacaaaaaaagtataattatCGCCATTCATCTGCACGAGTGACTATTGAAAGATGTTTTGGTTTGTTGAAAGGACGAATGAGGAGTCTATTACATTGTCTACCAATGACAAGGGTAGATTCAATGGCAGAGTACATTGTTGCATGCTGCGTAGTTCATAATATCTGTATTTTACGagaagatgaaataattgtcGTTACTATGCCTGAATGTAAtcgagaaaataatagaaattgtTTGCGTGAAGTAAGGCGAAATGCAGGAATTCTTAAAAGAGACGTTATCATGAACTActtgtaa